The Lentzea guizhouensis genome contains a region encoding:
- a CDS encoding Leg1-related protein (Bacterial members of this family occur in the Actinobacteria, and are related to Leg1 (liver-enriched gene 1) of zebrafish.), which yields MAHPDELAALDLYPVWTMARDLEETFDPFSFEQRMAAYRMMIDNTGGDGRFGTDNRYNPLWGLMFQHQWQFRTDRLGAGSRRDGRIDPDSPWGYGNYTLSVIPWLGAVAAGVVPALPVAGPPGHSRFRYVTDGVVPHELAPAVTDWRAYFCLVSGSDLTDLEPARLALWKAHKTCLDVVVDVLADVDTDPWPDLEVTFLRGWCRMVDYLWAAAWPTDFTFMTAHGLDVLPESLLATPEDLDALPPKARGNVANILRLATTPTWRYNLNLRLWKRVMRTREARDRVLPLLDAVFNPRPDNAAERRALLGYLLRG from the coding sequence ATGGCTCATCCGGACGAGTTGGCGGCGCTGGACCTGTACCCGGTCTGGACGATGGCGCGGGATCTGGAGGAGACGTTCGACCCGTTCTCCTTCGAGCAGCGGATGGCCGCTTACCGGATGATGATCGACAACACCGGCGGGGACGGCCGGTTCGGCACCGACAACCGGTACAACCCGTTGTGGGGTCTGATGTTCCAGCACCAGTGGCAGTTCCGCACCGACCGGCTCGGTGCCGGCTCCCGCCGAGACGGGCGGATCGACCCCGACTCGCCGTGGGGCTACGGCAACTACACGCTCAGCGTCATCCCCTGGCTGGGCGCCGTGGCCGCCGGGGTGGTGCCGGCCCTGCCGGTCGCCGGCCCACCGGGCCACTCCCGGTTCCGGTACGTGACGGACGGGGTCGTCCCGCACGAGCTCGCCCCGGCGGTGACGGACTGGCGCGCCTACTTCTGCCTGGTGAGCGGGAGTGACCTCACCGACCTCGAGCCGGCGCGGCTGGCCCTCTGGAAGGCGCACAAGACGTGCCTGGACGTGGTCGTCGACGTGCTCGCCGACGTCGACACCGACCCCTGGCCAGACCTGGAGGTCACCTTCCTGCGCGGCTGGTGCCGGATGGTCGACTACCTGTGGGCGGCTGCCTGGCCCACCGACTTCACCTTCATGACCGCCCACGGCCTCGACGTGCTGCCCGAATCGCTGCTCGCCACACCCGAGGACCTGGACGCACTGCCGCCCAAAGCGCGAGGCAACGTCGCGAACATCCTTCGCCTCGCGACCACCCCGACATGGCGCTACAACCTCAACCTGCGGCTGTGGAAGCGGGTCATGCGCACCCGTGAAGCCCGTGACAGGGTGCTGCCCCTGCTCGACGCGGTGTTCAACCCCAGGCCGGACAACGCGGCCGAGCGCCGCGCGCTGCTCGGCTACCTGCTACGAGGCTGA
- a CDS encoding glycosyl hydrolase, producing the protein MRSTRPRLAAFAAAVAAATAITLIIPPAANAVTVGAGSYATERPAGAAGPSNSDGAPVTPKVTARMAGQPVPTNEWWSSLVWQRYAGNPYGENLYAHPMSFHAQAQGLGVGYPNTAAVVSNGTAYEMLHRDDLFVGVAGLNAPGVAVDGWSDWTVSPLWTGGGRTLRATIGHGLPFVHAEATGGNARVAFNAAATVWSNTPGVLGVTINGHEYALFSPSAWTVSGSEATSAAAFFSVALLPSRDALALFQKYAFSFVTDTKVSWSYNAGTAQSSATYSATTVARQGTQTGTLQALYRHQWLNTTDAVTAHRYTSPRGEMRLREGGSFTTRQAFSGVLPALPLSSQADTTRLRNEIDAELNAADPWKGATDTYWTGKALNRLSNLARIANQIGYTAGRDRLIAMVRDRLTDWLTATPGEAGRHFAYDSTWDTLIGYPASFGSDRELNDHHFHYGYYILAAAIVAQHDPAWASDARYGGMIKMLVKDANNYDRSESRFPFLRSFDAYAGQNWASGHAGFAHGNNEESSSESMMFATAAVLFGQATGDNTLRDAGIYLYTTQQAAIGQYWFNKDNAVFPAGFNHGTVGIVWGAGGTYGTWWTANPEEIHGINMLPITGGSLYHGAWKADILQNIAEMRAANGGTEVEWKDVITEFLAIADPAQALANYGGGLEPEAGDSRAHAYHWITSLNTYGTPDHSVTASVPTYAVLAKNGARTYVAYNPGTTTATVSFSDGQTLSVPASSTAWRGPAGSGTDSGSGGVNPTSPTTTTTTTTTTTTTTNPPGGRNAFASIQAESFDGQSGVFTETTTDTGGGQNIAGLGNGNWALFRGVDFGSATGRQFTARVASGAAGGVSGLVEVRTGSPTGTVLGSFAVGNTGGWQSWRTVPANMSPLTGKQDVYLTFTSGQPADFVNVNWFSFGQ; encoded by the coding sequence GTGCGTTCGACCCGACCACGTCTGGCGGCGTTCGCCGCCGCGGTGGCCGCGGCCACCGCGATCACCCTGATAATCCCCCCAGCCGCAAACGCGGTCACGGTCGGAGCAGGTAGTTACGCCACCGAGCGGCCCGCGGGTGCCGCCGGGCCGTCCAACTCTGACGGCGCTCCCGTGACGCCGAAGGTGACCGCGCGCATGGCGGGCCAGCCGGTGCCCACCAACGAGTGGTGGTCGTCCCTGGTGTGGCAGCGCTACGCGGGCAACCCGTACGGCGAGAACCTGTACGCCCACCCGATGTCGTTCCACGCCCAGGCGCAAGGCCTCGGCGTCGGGTACCCGAACACCGCGGCCGTCGTCTCCAACGGCACCGCCTACGAGATGCTGCACCGCGACGACCTGTTCGTCGGCGTCGCCGGGCTCAACGCACCCGGTGTCGCCGTCGACGGCTGGTCGGACTGGACCGTCAGTCCACTGTGGACCGGTGGTGGTCGCACCCTGCGCGCCACCATCGGCCACGGCCTGCCGTTCGTCCACGCCGAGGCGACGGGCGGCAACGCCCGCGTCGCGTTCAACGCGGCCGCCACCGTGTGGAGCAACACTCCCGGAGTCCTCGGGGTGACGATCAACGGCCACGAGTACGCCCTGTTCTCGCCGTCGGCCTGGACGGTGTCCGGATCCGAGGCGACTTCGGCCGCGGCCTTCTTCTCCGTCGCGCTGCTGCCCTCCCGCGACGCACTGGCGCTGTTCCAGAAGTACGCCTTCTCGTTCGTCACCGACACCAAGGTGTCTTGGTCGTACAACGCGGGCACGGCGCAGTCGTCGGCGACCTACTCGGCGACCACGGTGGCCAGGCAGGGCACGCAGACCGGCACGCTCCAGGCGCTGTACCGCCACCAGTGGCTCAACACCACCGACGCGGTGACCGCGCACCGCTACACCTCGCCGCGCGGCGAGATGCGGCTGCGCGAAGGCGGCTCGTTCACCACGCGCCAGGCGTTCAGCGGCGTCCTGCCCGCGCTGCCGCTCTCGTCGCAGGCCGACACCACGAGGCTGCGCAACGAGATCGACGCCGAGCTCAACGCCGCGGACCCGTGGAAGGGAGCGACGGACACCTACTGGACCGGCAAAGCACTCAACCGGCTGTCGAACCTCGCCCGCATCGCGAACCAGATCGGCTACACCGCGGGCCGCGACCGGCTCATCGCGATGGTCCGCGACCGTCTCACCGACTGGCTCACCGCGACCCCCGGCGAGGCAGGCAGGCACTTCGCCTACGACTCGACCTGGGACACGCTGATCGGCTACCCGGCGTCGTTCGGGTCCGACCGCGAGCTGAACGACCACCACTTCCACTACGGCTACTACATCCTGGCCGCGGCGATCGTGGCGCAGCACGATCCGGCGTGGGCGTCCGACGCCCGCTACGGCGGCATGATCAAGATGCTCGTCAAGGACGCCAACAACTACGACCGCTCGGAAAGCCGGTTCCCGTTCCTGCGCTCGTTCGACGCGTACGCGGGACAGAACTGGGCCTCGGGCCACGCCGGCTTCGCACACGGCAACAACGAGGAGTCCTCCTCGGAGTCGATGATGTTCGCCACCGCCGCCGTGCTGTTCGGCCAGGCGACCGGCGACAACACCCTGCGCGACGCGGGCATCTACCTCTACACGACCCAGCAGGCCGCCATCGGCCAGTACTGGTTCAACAAGGACAACGCCGTCTTCCCGGCAGGGTTCAACCACGGCACGGTCGGCATCGTCTGGGGTGCCGGTGGCACGTACGGCACGTGGTGGACCGCAAACCCCGAAGAGATCCACGGCATCAACATGCTGCCGATCACCGGTGGCTCGCTGTACCACGGGGCGTGGAAGGCCGACATCTTGCAGAACATCGCAGAGATGCGCGCGGCCAACGGCGGCACGGAGGTGGAGTGGAAGGACGTCATCACCGAGTTCCTCGCCATCGCCGACCCGGCGCAGGCCCTCGCCAACTACGGCGGCGGCCTCGAACCAGAGGCCGGTGACTCCAGGGCGCACGCCTACCACTGGATCACGTCGCTGAACACCTACGGCACGCCCGACCACTCCGTCACCGCCAGCGTCCCGACGTACGCGGTGCTGGCGAAGAACGGCGCGCGGACCTACGTGGCCTACAACCCCGGCACCACCACGGCCACGGTGAGCTTCTCCGACGGCCAGACGTTGTCCGTCCCGGCGTCCTCGACCGCGTGGCGCGGTCCGGCGGGCAGCGGCACCGACTCCGGCAGCGGCGGCGTAAACCCGACATCGCCGACGACCACCACAACGACGACCACGACCACCACGACGACCACGAACCCGCCCGGCGGCCGGAACGCGTTCGCGTCCATCCAGGCGGAGTCGTTCGACGGGCAGAGCGGCGTGTTCACCGAGACCACGACCGACACCGGCGGCGGTCAGAACATCGCCGGGCTCGGCAACGGCAACTGGGCGCTGTTCCGGGGAGTCGACTTCGGCTCCGCCACCGGCCGGCAGTTCACCGCACGGGTCGCCAGCGGCGCCGCCGGCGGCGTGAGCGGCCTGGTGGAGGTCCGAACCGGCAGTCCCACCGGCACCGTGCTCGGCTCGTTCGCCGTCGGCAACACCGGCGGCTGGCAGAGTTGGCGCACCGTGCCCGCGAACATGTCACCGCTGACCGGCAAGCAGGACGTCTACCTGACCTTCACGAGCGGGCAACCGGCCGACTTCGTCAACGTCAACTGGTTCTCGTTCGGGCAGTGA
- a CDS encoding DUF4394 domain-containing protein, protein MRARPTRVAAATAVVVSVVAAVVAGSEGSGVAQPSGLRAYGISADGTLMATFTTDRPQVLDWVRVIQGFSGDTAAIGLDQRVQDGLTYLVGNRGGIYRVTMNPLTLKKVSQLTVALHGTDFGVDFNPAADRLRITGDGGQNLRHDLNTHTTVADTMLTTPPAPGATLGVTAAAYTNNDLNPDTATTLFDVGTSTDQVLVQSPANNGTLAPTGRLGVDAAPNAGFDIYTTLNNGKAVSSAGFATLVGPSGTSTLYSVNLLTGAATSTGQFPLAITDIAISLTGS, encoded by the coding sequence ATGAGAGCACGTCCGACAAGGGTCGCCGCCGCGACCGCGGTGGTGGTGTCGGTGGTCGCGGCCGTGGTCGCCGGCAGTGAGGGAAGTGGTGTCGCGCAGCCGTCGGGCCTGCGGGCGTACGGCATCTCGGCCGACGGCACGCTGATGGCGACGTTCACCACGGACCGGCCGCAGGTGCTGGACTGGGTGCGGGTGATCCAGGGCTTCTCCGGCGACACCGCCGCGATCGGCCTCGACCAGCGGGTGCAGGACGGGCTGACGTACCTGGTCGGCAACAGGGGCGGCATCTACCGGGTCACGATGAACCCGTTGACCCTCAAGAAGGTCTCGCAGCTGACCGTCGCCCTGCACGGCACCGACTTCGGGGTCGACTTCAACCCGGCCGCCGACCGCCTGCGGATCACCGGCGACGGCGGCCAGAACCTGCGGCACGACCTGAACACGCACACCACCGTCGCGGACACGATGCTGACCACTCCGCCCGCACCGGGTGCGACGCTCGGCGTCACGGCCGCCGCGTACACGAACAACGACCTCAACCCGGACACGGCCACCACGCTGTTCGACGTCGGCACCTCCACCGACCAGGTGCTGGTCCAGTCGCCCGCGAACAACGGGACGCTGGCACCGACCGGCAGGCTCGGCGTGGACGCCGCCCCCAACGCGGGCTTCGACATCTACACCACGCTCAACAACGGCAAGGCCGTCTCCTCGGCGGGCTTCGCGACGCTCGTCGGCCCGTCGGGCACCTCGACCCTGTACTCCGTCAACCTCCTCACCGGAGCGGCCACGAGCACCGGTCAGTTCCCACTGGCGATCACCGACATCGCCATCTCGCTGACCGGCAGCTGA
- a CDS encoding SDR family NAD(P)-dependent oxidoreductase: MTGKVVLVVGASSGIGLAAATAFASREDAVVLVSRSGEALDAAEKTCRAVGAAAVDVIVDDISDPGGAGRIVAKTLELHGRIDVVVHSATVMGYSTVETMPAEVFTAVVDTAIHGTLHLAQAVLPVLRRQHTGVFVGVNSLLGSITVPHMGAYATAKWGQRAVLRTMQQETRDEPGVHVCIVGPGSINTPVYDQAANHTGRATRPPVLSPTGSPPRSSAWPTGRDGTSRCRSAPPTHSSSRRSVCCRGFVTDSSGPCSGSRR, from the coding sequence ATGACCGGCAAGGTGGTGCTCGTGGTGGGTGCCAGCAGCGGGATCGGCCTGGCCGCCGCGACGGCGTTCGCCTCTCGCGAGGACGCCGTGGTCCTGGTCTCCCGCAGCGGCGAGGCCCTCGACGCCGCGGAGAAGACCTGCCGCGCGGTCGGAGCCGCCGCGGTGGACGTCATCGTCGACGACATCAGCGACCCCGGTGGCGCCGGCCGGATCGTCGCGAAGACCCTGGAACTGCACGGCCGCATCGACGTCGTGGTGCACAGCGCGACGGTGATGGGCTACAGCACCGTGGAGACGATGCCCGCGGAGGTGTTCACCGCGGTCGTCGACACCGCGATCCACGGCACGCTCCACCTCGCCCAGGCCGTGCTGCCGGTGCTGCGCCGCCAGCACACCGGCGTGTTCGTCGGGGTCAACTCGCTGCTCGGATCGATCACCGTCCCGCACATGGGTGCCTACGCCACGGCCAAGTGGGGACAGCGCGCCGTACTGCGGACCATGCAACAGGAAACCCGTGACGAACCAGGGGTGCACGTGTGCATCGTGGGTCCTGGCAGCATCAACACGCCGGTGTACGACCAGGCCGCCAACCACACCGGCCGCGCGACCCGGCCACCGGTCTTGAGCCCGACCGGGTCGCCGCCGCGATCGTCCGCCTGGCCGACCGGCCGCGACGGCACGTCTCGGTGCCGGTCGGCCCCACCAACCCATTCATCATCACGGCGTTCCGTTTGCTGCCGGGGCTTTGTGACCGACTCGTCGGGCCCCTGTTCCGGCTCCCGGCGCTGA
- a CDS encoding DUF4394 domain-containing protein, translating into MRSRLFRRGMAAAVVAAAVATAVIGGGASSTAQPSGLRAFGITADGKIMATFTTDRPGVLDWFREIQGLSGDTAVIGLDHRVQNGLLYLVGNQGGVYTVKTPPQVADVVVTKVSQLTVPLYGTNFGVDFNPAVDRLRITGDTGQNLRHNLGDHTTTEDAFLSTPPALGPARGVTAAAYTNNDLNPDTATTLFDIGTLTDEVLVQSPANNGLLTATGKLTVDAGANAGFDIYSTLSGGKATASTGFATLVASDGSSSLYGVNLLTGAVTSIGRFPIPITDLAVSLTGS; encoded by the coding sequence ATGCGGTCCAGGCTGTTCAGGAGAGGCATGGCGGCGGCGGTCGTGGCGGCGGCGGTGGCGACCGCTGTGATCGGCGGCGGCGCGAGCAGCACGGCCCAGCCGTCCGGCCTGCGCGCGTTCGGCATCACGGCCGACGGCAAGATCATGGCGACCTTCACGACCGACCGGCCGGGCGTGCTGGACTGGTTCCGCGAGATCCAGGGCCTGTCCGGCGACACGGCGGTCATCGGCCTGGACCACCGCGTGCAGAACGGCCTGCTGTACCTGGTGGGCAACCAGGGCGGTGTCTACACCGTGAAGACCCCGCCGCAGGTGGCGGACGTGGTCGTCACGAAGGTCTCGCAGCTGACCGTCCCGTTGTACGGCACGAACTTCGGCGTCGACTTCAACCCGGCGGTCGACCGCCTGCGGATCACCGGCGACACCGGCCAGAACCTGCGGCACAACCTCGGCGACCACACCACCACCGAGGACGCCTTCCTCAGCACCCCGCCGGCACTCGGTCCGGCCAGGGGCGTCACGGCCGCCGCGTACACCAACAACGACCTCAACCCGGACACCGCGACCACGTTGTTCGACATCGGCACCCTGACCGACGAGGTGCTCGTCCAGTCACCGGCCAACAACGGCCTGCTGACCGCCACCGGCAAGCTCACCGTCGACGCCGGCGCCAACGCCGGCTTCGACATCTACAGCACGTTGTCCGGTGGAAAGGCGACGGCGAGCACCGGGTTCGCCACCCTCGTCGCTTCTGATGGCAGTTCGTCGCTGTACGGCGTCAACCTGCTGACCGGCGCGGTGACGAGCATCGGCCGGTTCCCGATCCCGATCACGGACCTGGCGGTGTCGCTGACCGGGAGCTGA
- a CDS encoding S8 family serine peptidase, which produces MTQNQGEFALKKSILAAGLVAAVGVTTAAAPAASGETTAPQPVSAGGLTTTVTLITGDLVHVANGQVRTHAAKGREGVRFHHHTDGRGNLHVVPFDVQPQISAGTLDQRLFDVSLLTRSGYDDASRDTIPLIVQGGAGLRSADAKSLPSINAHAVTADKKGGFWSAARTAGAAKVWLDGRITATLDRSAAQIGAPQAWQQGFTGSGTTVAVLDTGIDTTHPDLQGAVVEEKNFTPAATTDDKYGHGTHVASTITGDGTYKGIAPDAKLVNGKVLDDGGSGSESGVIAGMEWAATRAEVVNMSLGSSSPSDGTDLMSQAVNRLTAEHGALFVISAGNSGGPVASPAAADAALTVGAVERDDRLANFSSRGPRHGDGAIKPDITAPGVDIVAAKARNGVIGTPVGPDHVALSGTSMAAPHVAGAAAVLAAKNPAWSPLEIKTALMHSAKAHADSSVFDQGAGRVDVARAVTTSPVATPASLSFGTVRWPHDNSQPITKKITYRNTGTEPLTLDLTVAEQKPAATGLFSVSPAKLTVPAGGTAEASVTADPRVAGPVGGYGAAVIASDGTRVPIGVHKEPESYDLTFNYVGHDGKPADARSYLLLGFDGGTVLQGSAPTGTAKLRVPKGRYLVSTSFETVTTDPDARRKLTAAYEPSIEVTGEKTVTFDARTAAEPSITVDRQEASLANASLIVRMSAPGFGYGSGWSMPDWKDFYVHPSATSDAGFEWSASSVFARKNADGGFSGSPYQFHSQAAGEDRLPAAIRHSDRERDMAEVDATLKARIPGSTGSRNGGVDGPLPFKLTEFYTPGVAWSRWMTEQVDPSAPPNFVDDASPKTFRRGAKSTEQWNTAVFGPAFPAVPAEREGAWAGRVRDLLFVNAQVFADGTGEHTTFDFGRSTGGTRLTANGQVVAESSEPGRLSTPVPAAKSTYQLHTEATRAPLSSKVTADWTFTSESVAGDRVKVLPLLAVRFKPSLDDHNRARAGSVLTIPVTVQRNGANADVTDVRTPQVQVSYDEGKTWQRTVVFKSGQRWLLTLPHPKNATSVSFKAKVSDAHGSVEQTIIQAYTLK; this is translated from the coding sequence GTGACGCAGAACCAAGGGGAGTTCGCGTTGAAGAAATCGATTCTCGCCGCCGGGCTCGTGGCCGCCGTGGGTGTCACCACGGCGGCAGCGCCCGCGGCCTCGGGGGAAACCACCGCACCGCAGCCGGTCAGCGCGGGCGGTCTGACGACAACGGTCACGCTGATCACGGGTGACCTCGTGCACGTGGCGAACGGGCAGGTGCGGACGCACGCCGCGAAAGGCCGTGAGGGCGTCCGCTTCCACCACCACACCGACGGGCGGGGCAACCTGCACGTCGTGCCGTTCGACGTCCAGCCGCAGATCTCGGCGGGCACGCTCGACCAGCGGCTCTTCGACGTCTCGCTGCTCACGCGGTCCGGCTACGACGACGCGAGCCGCGACACCATCCCGCTGATCGTCCAAGGCGGCGCGGGGTTGCGCTCGGCGGACGCGAAGTCGTTGCCCAGCATCAACGCCCACGCCGTCACCGCCGACAAGAAGGGCGGGTTCTGGTCGGCGGCGCGGACGGCCGGCGCGGCCAAGGTGTGGCTCGACGGCAGGATCACCGCCACGCTCGACCGCAGCGCCGCGCAGATCGGCGCACCGCAGGCGTGGCAGCAGGGATTCACCGGTTCCGGCACCACGGTCGCCGTGCTCGACACCGGCATCGACACCACGCACCCCGACCTGCAGGGTGCCGTGGTGGAGGAGAAGAACTTCACCCCGGCCGCCACCACCGACGACAAGTACGGCCACGGCACCCACGTCGCTTCGACGATCACCGGTGACGGCACGTACAAGGGCATCGCGCCGGACGCCAAGCTCGTCAACGGCAAGGTGCTCGACGACGGTGGCAGCGGCAGCGAGTCCGGCGTCATCGCGGGCATGGAATGGGCCGCCACCAGGGCCGAGGTCGTCAACATGAGCCTCGGTAGCAGCAGCCCCAGCGACGGCACCGACCTCATGTCGCAGGCCGTCAACCGGCTCACCGCCGAGCACGGCGCGTTGTTCGTGATCTCGGCGGGCAACTCCGGCGGCCCGGTCGCCTCCCCCGCGGCCGCTGACGCCGCGCTGACCGTCGGCGCGGTCGAGCGCGACGACCGGCTGGCGAATTTCTCCAGCCGAGGCCCGCGCCACGGTGACGGCGCCATCAAGCCGGACATCACCGCGCCCGGCGTGGACATCGTCGCGGCGAAGGCCCGCAACGGTGTCATCGGCACCCCGGTCGGACCGGACCACGTGGCCCTGTCCGGCACGTCGATGGCGGCACCGCACGTCGCGGGCGCCGCGGCGGTCCTCGCGGCGAAGAACCCCGCCTGGTCCCCGCTGGAGATCAAGACCGCGCTGATGCACAGCGCCAAGGCCCACGCCGACTCCAGCGTCTTCGACCAGGGCGCCGGACGTGTCGACGTGGCCCGCGCGGTCACCACGAGCCCGGTCGCCACCCCGGCCAGCCTCAGCTTCGGCACGGTTCGCTGGCCGCACGACAACAGCCAGCCGATCACCAAGAAGATCACCTACCGCAACACCGGCACCGAGCCGCTCACGCTCGACCTGACCGTCGCCGAGCAGAAGCCGGCGGCGACCGGCCTGTTCAGCGTGTCGCCGGCGAAGCTGACCGTGCCGGCAGGCGGCACCGCCGAGGCCTCGGTCACCGCCGACCCCCGCGTGGCGGGCCCGGTCGGCGGCTACGGCGCCGCGGTCATCGCCTCCGACGGCACCCGCGTGCCGATCGGTGTGCACAAGGAGCCGGAGAGCTACGACCTCACGTTCAACTACGTCGGCCACGACGGCAAACCAGCTGACGCGAGGAGCTACCTGCTGCTCGGCTTCGACGGCGGCACCGTCCTGCAAGGCAGTGCCCCGACCGGCACGGCGAAGCTCCGCGTGCCCAAAGGCCGCTACTTGGTGAGCACGTCCTTCGAAACGGTCACCACCGACCCGGACGCACGCCGCAAGCTCACCGCGGCGTACGAACCGTCCATCGAGGTCACGGGCGAAAAGACCGTCACCTTCGACGCCCGCACCGCGGCCGAACCGTCGATCACCGTCGACCGCCAGGAGGCCTCGCTGGCGAACGCGTCGCTGATCGTGCGGATGAGCGCCCCGGGGTTCGGGTACGGCAGCGGGTGGAGCATGCCCGATTGGAAGGACTTCTACGTCCACCCGTCCGCCACGTCGGACGCGGGCTTCGAGTGGTCCGCGAGCAGCGTGTTCGCCAGGAAGAACGCCGACGGCGGCTTCTCCGGCAGCCCGTACCAGTTCCACTCGCAGGCCGCGGGCGAGGACCGGCTGCCCGCCGCGATCAGGCACAGCGACCGCGAACGGGACATGGCCGAGGTCGACGCCACGCTGAAGGCCCGCATCCCCGGCTCGACCGGCAGCCGCAACGGCGGCGTCGACGGCCCGCTGCCGTTCAAGCTGACCGAGTTCTACACGCCCGGCGTGGCGTGGAGCCGGTGGATGACCGAGCAGGTCGACCCGAGCGCGCCGCCGAACTTCGTCGACGACGCGAGCCCGAAGACGTTCCGGCGTGGCGCCAAGAGCACCGAGCAGTGGAACACCGCCGTGTTCGGTCCGGCTTTCCCCGCAGTGCCGGCGGAGCGGGAGGGGGCGTGGGCCGGACGGGTGCGTGACCTGCTGTTCGTGAACGCGCAGGTGTTCGCCGACGGCACCGGCGAGCACACGACGTTCGACTTCGGCCGCAGCACCGGTGGCACCAGGCTGACCGCGAACGGCCAGGTCGTCGCCGAGTCCTCGGAGCCGGGCCGGCTGTCCACCCCGGTGCCCGCGGCGAAGAGCACCTACCAGCTGCACACCGAGGCCACCCGCGCCCCGCTGTCGTCGAAGGTGACGGCGGACTGGACGTTCACGTCCGAGTCCGTCGCGGGCGACCGGGTGAAGGTCCTGCCGTTGCTCGCGGTCCGGTTCAAGCCGTCGCTCGACGACCACAACCGGGCACGGGCGGGCAGCGTGCTCACGATCCCGGTGACCGTGCAGCGCAACGGTGCCAACGCCGACGTCACCGACGTCCGCACGCCGCAGGTCCAGGTCTCCTACGACGAGGGCAAGACCTGGCAGCGGACCGTCGTCTTCAAGTCGGGGCAGAGGTGGCTGCTCACGCTGCCACACCCGAAGAACGCGACATCGGTGTCGTTCAAGGCGAAGGTCAGCGACGCGCACGGGTCGGTCGAGCAGACGATCATCCAGGCCTACACGCTGAAATGA